The following proteins are encoded in a genomic region of Lutra lutra chromosome 16, mLutLut1.2, whole genome shotgun sequence:
- the FLOT2 gene encoding flotillin-2 isoform X3, translating to MTLQPRCEDVETAEGVALTVTGVAQVKIMTEKELLAVACEQFLGKNVQDIKNVVLQTLEGHLRSILGTLTVEQIYQDRDQFAKLVREVAAPDVGRMGIEILSFTIKDVYDKVDYLSSLGKTQTAVVQRDADIGVAEAERDAGIREAECKKEMLDVKFMADTKIADSKRAFELQKSAFSEEVNIKTAEAQLAYELQGAREQQKIRQEEIEIEVVQRKKQIAVEAQEILRTDKELIATVRRPAEAEAHRIQQIAEGEKVKQVLLAQAEAEKIRKLGEAEAAVIEAMGTAEAERMKLKAEAYQKYGDAAKMALVLEALPQIAAKIAAPLTKVDEIVVLSGDNSKVTSEVNRLLAELPASVHALTGVDLSKIPLIKKATGAQA from the exons ATGACGTTGCAGCCCCGCTGCGAGGACGTAGAGACGGCCGAGGGGGTAGCTTTAACTGTGACGGGTGTCGCCCAG GTGAAGATCATGACGGAGAAGGAGCTGCTGGCGGTGGCCTGTGAGCAGTTTCTGGGCAAGAATGTGCAGGACATCAAGAACGTCGTCCTGCAGACCCTGGAGGGGCACCTGCGCTCCATCCTCG GGACCCTGACCGTGGAGCAGATTTATCAGGACCGAGACCAGTTTGCCAAGCTGGTGCGGGAGGTGGCAGCCCCTGACGTCGGCCGCATGGGCATCGAGATCCTCAGCTTCACCATCAAG gacGTGTATGACAAAGTGGACTATCTGAGCTCTTTGGGCAAGACGCAGACCGCTGTGGTACAGAGAGATGCAGACATCGGGGTGGCCGAGGCCGAGCGGGACGCAGGCATCCGG GAAGCGGAGTGCAAGAAGGAGATGCTGGATGTGAAGTTCATGGCAGACACCAAGATTGCCGACTCCAAACGAGCCTTTGAGCTGCAGAAGTCAGCTTTTAGTGAGGAGGTCAACATCAAG ACGGCCGAGGCCCAGCTGGCCTACGAGCTGCAGGGCGCCCGGGAGCAGCAGAAGATCCGGCAGGAAGAGATTGAGATCGAGGTTGTACAGCGCAAGAAGCAGATCGCAGTGGAGGCGCAGGAGATCCTTCGTACGGACAAGGAGCTGATCGCCACGGTGCGCCGCCCTGCTGAGGCTGAGGCCCACCGCATACAGCAGATCGCCGAGGGTGAAAA GGTGAAGCAGGTCCTCTTGgcgcaggcagaggctgagaagaTCCGCAAGCTCGGGGAGGCGGAGGCAGCGGTCATCGAGGCAATGGGCACAGCAGAGGCTGAGCGGATGAAGCTCAAGGCCGAGGCCTACCAGAAATACGGGGACGCTGCCAAGATGGCACTGGTGCTGGAGGCCCTGCCGCAG ATTGCTGCTAAAATTGCCGCCCCCCTGACCAAAGTTGATGAGATTGTGGTACTCAGCGGGGACAACAGCAAGGTGACATCAGAAGTCAACCGGCTGCTGGCCGAGCTGCCAGCCTCCGTGCACGCCCTCACAGGTGTGGACCTGTCCAAG ATACCCCTGATCAAAAAGGCCACCGGTGCACAGGCATGA
- the FLOT2 gene encoding flotillin-2 isoform X4 → MTILCRCENIETSEGVPLFVTGVAQVKIMTEKELLAVACEQFLGKNVQDIKNVVLQTLEGHLRSILGTLTVEQIYQDRDQFAKLVREVAAPDVGRMGIEILSFTIKDVYDKVDYLSSLGKTQTAVVQRDADIGVAEAERDAGIREAECKKEMLDVKFMADTKIADSKRAFELQKSAFSEEVNIKTAEAQLAYELQGAREQQKIRQEEIEIEVVQRKKQIAVEAQEILRTDKELIATVRRPAEAEAHRIQQIAEGEKVKQVLLAQAEAEKIRKLGEAEAAVIEAMGTAEAERMKLKAEAYQKYGDAAKMALVLEALPQIAAKIAAPLTKVDEIVVLSGDNSKVTSEVNRLLAELPASVHALTGVDLSKIPLIKKATGAQA, encoded by the exons GTGAAGATCATGACGGAGAAGGAGCTGCTGGCGGTGGCCTGTGAGCAGTTTCTGGGCAAGAATGTGCAGGACATCAAGAACGTCGTCCTGCAGACCCTGGAGGGGCACCTGCGCTCCATCCTCG GGACCCTGACCGTGGAGCAGATTTATCAGGACCGAGACCAGTTTGCCAAGCTGGTGCGGGAGGTGGCAGCCCCTGACGTCGGCCGCATGGGCATCGAGATCCTCAGCTTCACCATCAAG gacGTGTATGACAAAGTGGACTATCTGAGCTCTTTGGGCAAGACGCAGACCGCTGTGGTACAGAGAGATGCAGACATCGGGGTGGCCGAGGCCGAGCGGGACGCAGGCATCCGG GAAGCGGAGTGCAAGAAGGAGATGCTGGATGTGAAGTTCATGGCAGACACCAAGATTGCCGACTCCAAACGAGCCTTTGAGCTGCAGAAGTCAGCTTTTAGTGAGGAGGTCAACATCAAG ACGGCCGAGGCCCAGCTGGCCTACGAGCTGCAGGGCGCCCGGGAGCAGCAGAAGATCCGGCAGGAAGAGATTGAGATCGAGGTTGTACAGCGCAAGAAGCAGATCGCAGTGGAGGCGCAGGAGATCCTTCGTACGGACAAGGAGCTGATCGCCACGGTGCGCCGCCCTGCTGAGGCTGAGGCCCACCGCATACAGCAGATCGCCGAGGGTGAAAA GGTGAAGCAGGTCCTCTTGgcgcaggcagaggctgagaagaTCCGCAAGCTCGGGGAGGCGGAGGCAGCGGTCATCGAGGCAATGGGCACAGCAGAGGCTGAGCGGATGAAGCTCAAGGCCGAGGCCTACCAGAAATACGGGGACGCTGCCAAGATGGCACTGGTGCTGGAGGCCCTGCCGCAG ATTGCTGCTAAAATTGCCGCCCCCCTGACCAAAGTTGATGAGATTGTGGTACTCAGCGGGGACAACAGCAAGGTGACATCAGAAGTCAACCGGCTGCTGGCCGAGCTGCCAGCCTCCGTGCACGCCCTCACAGGTGTGGACCTGTCCAAG ATACCCCTGATCAAAAAGGCCACCGGTGCACAGGCATGA
- the FLOT2 gene encoding flotillin-2 isoform X5: MTEKELLAVACEQFLGKNVQDIKNVVLQTLEGHLRSILGTLTVEQIYQDRDQFAKLVREVAAPDVGRMGIEILSFTIKDVYDKVDYLSSLGKTQTAVVQRDADIGVAEAERDAGIREAECKKEMLDVKFMADTKIADSKRAFELQKSAFSEEVNIKTAEAQLAYELQGAREQQKIRQEEIEIEVVQRKKQIAVEAQEILRTDKELIATVRRPAEAEAHRIQQIAEGEKVKQVLLAQAEAEKIRKLGEAEAAVIEAMGTAEAERMKLKAEAYQKYGDAAKMALVLEALPQIAAKIAAPLTKVDEIVVLSGDNSKVTSEVNRLLAELPASVHALTGVDLSKIPLIKKATGAQA, from the exons ATGACGGAGAAGGAGCTGCTGGCGGTGGCCTGTGAGCAGTTTCTGGGCAAGAATGTGCAGGACATCAAGAACGTCGTCCTGCAGACCCTGGAGGGGCACCTGCGCTCCATCCTCG GGACCCTGACCGTGGAGCAGATTTATCAGGACCGAGACCAGTTTGCCAAGCTGGTGCGGGAGGTGGCAGCCCCTGACGTCGGCCGCATGGGCATCGAGATCCTCAGCTTCACCATCAAG gacGTGTATGACAAAGTGGACTATCTGAGCTCTTTGGGCAAGACGCAGACCGCTGTGGTACAGAGAGATGCAGACATCGGGGTGGCCGAGGCCGAGCGGGACGCAGGCATCCGG GAAGCGGAGTGCAAGAAGGAGATGCTGGATGTGAAGTTCATGGCAGACACCAAGATTGCCGACTCCAAACGAGCCTTTGAGCTGCAGAAGTCAGCTTTTAGTGAGGAGGTCAACATCAAG ACGGCCGAGGCCCAGCTGGCCTACGAGCTGCAGGGCGCCCGGGAGCAGCAGAAGATCCGGCAGGAAGAGATTGAGATCGAGGTTGTACAGCGCAAGAAGCAGATCGCAGTGGAGGCGCAGGAGATCCTTCGTACGGACAAGGAGCTGATCGCCACGGTGCGCCGCCCTGCTGAGGCTGAGGCCCACCGCATACAGCAGATCGCCGAGGGTGAAAA GGTGAAGCAGGTCCTCTTGgcgcaggcagaggctgagaagaTCCGCAAGCTCGGGGAGGCGGAGGCAGCGGTCATCGAGGCAATGGGCACAGCAGAGGCTGAGCGGATGAAGCTCAAGGCCGAGGCCTACCAGAAATACGGGGACGCTGCCAAGATGGCACTGGTGCTGGAGGCCCTGCCGCAG ATTGCTGCTAAAATTGCCGCCCCCCTGACCAAAGTTGATGAGATTGTGGTACTCAGCGGGGACAACAGCAAGGTGACATCAGAAGTCAACCGGCTGCTGGCCGAGCTGCCAGCCTCCGTGCACGCCCTCACAGGTGTGGACCTGTCCAAG ATACCCCTGATCAAAAAGGCCACCGGTGCACAGGCATGA
- the FLOT2 gene encoding flotillin-2 isoform X1, whose translation MGNCHTVGPNEALVVSGGCCGSDYKQYVFGGWAWAWWCISDTQRISLEIMTLQPRCEDVETAEGVALTVTGVAQVKIMTEKELLAVACEQFLGKNVQDIKNVVLQTLEGHLRSILGTLTVEQIYQDRDQFAKLVREVAAPDVGRMGIEILSFTIKDVYDKVDYLSSLGKTQTAVVQRDADIGVAEAERDAGIREAECKKEMLDVKFMADTKIADSKRAFELQKSAFSEEVNIKTAEAQLAYELQGAREQQKIRQEEIEIEVVQRKKQIAVEAQEILRTDKELIATVRRPAEAEAHRIQQIAEGEKVKQVLLAQAEAEKIRKLGEAEAAVIEAMGTAEAERMKLKAEAYQKYGDAAKMALVLEALPQIAAKIAAPLTKVDEIVVLSGDNSKVTSEVNRLLAELPASVHALTGVDLSKIPLIKKATGAQA comes from the exons GATTTCCCTAGAGATTATGACGTTGCAGCCCCGCTGCGAGGACGTAGAGACGGCCGAGGGGGTAGCTTTAACTGTGACGGGTGTCGCCCAG GTGAAGATCATGACGGAGAAGGAGCTGCTGGCGGTGGCCTGTGAGCAGTTTCTGGGCAAGAATGTGCAGGACATCAAGAACGTCGTCCTGCAGACCCTGGAGGGGCACCTGCGCTCCATCCTCG GGACCCTGACCGTGGAGCAGATTTATCAGGACCGAGACCAGTTTGCCAAGCTGGTGCGGGAGGTGGCAGCCCCTGACGTCGGCCGCATGGGCATCGAGATCCTCAGCTTCACCATCAAG gacGTGTATGACAAAGTGGACTATCTGAGCTCTTTGGGCAAGACGCAGACCGCTGTGGTACAGAGAGATGCAGACATCGGGGTGGCCGAGGCCGAGCGGGACGCAGGCATCCGG GAAGCGGAGTGCAAGAAGGAGATGCTGGATGTGAAGTTCATGGCAGACACCAAGATTGCCGACTCCAAACGAGCCTTTGAGCTGCAGAAGTCAGCTTTTAGTGAGGAGGTCAACATCAAG ACGGCCGAGGCCCAGCTGGCCTACGAGCTGCAGGGCGCCCGGGAGCAGCAGAAGATCCGGCAGGAAGAGATTGAGATCGAGGTTGTACAGCGCAAGAAGCAGATCGCAGTGGAGGCGCAGGAGATCCTTCGTACGGACAAGGAGCTGATCGCCACGGTGCGCCGCCCTGCTGAGGCTGAGGCCCACCGCATACAGCAGATCGCCGAGGGTGAAAA GGTGAAGCAGGTCCTCTTGgcgcaggcagaggctgagaagaTCCGCAAGCTCGGGGAGGCGGAGGCAGCGGTCATCGAGGCAATGGGCACAGCAGAGGCTGAGCGGATGAAGCTCAAGGCCGAGGCCTACCAGAAATACGGGGACGCTGCCAAGATGGCACTGGTGCTGGAGGCCCTGCCGCAG ATTGCTGCTAAAATTGCCGCCCCCCTGACCAAAGTTGATGAGATTGTGGTACTCAGCGGGGACAACAGCAAGGTGACATCAGAAGTCAACCGGCTGCTGGCCGAGCTGCCAGCCTCCGTGCACGCCCTCACAGGTGTGGACCTGTCCAAG ATACCCCTGATCAAAAAGGCCACCGGTGCACAGGCATGA